The Salinibacterium sp. M195 genome includes a window with the following:
- the ndk gene encoding nucleoside-diphosphate kinase: MNIEETLVLIKPDGVARNLTGEILRRIEAKGYQLVDVRLVQAEVDLLSQHYAEHEGKPFYEPLMDFMQSGPTVALRIAGNRAIEGFRSLAGTTDPTTAAPGTIRGDLGRDWGLAVQQNLVHGSDSPESAARELALWFS, encoded by the coding sequence ATGAATATTGAAGAGACACTCGTACTGATCAAGCCTGACGGCGTTGCTCGCAACCTGACAGGAGAAATTCTGCGCCGCATCGAGGCCAAGGGTTATCAGCTCGTTGACGTACGCCTCGTTCAGGCCGAAGTAGACCTCCTTTCACAGCACTACGCCGAGCATGAAGGCAAGCCGTTCTACGAGCCGCTGATGGACTTCATGCAGTCGGGCCCGACGGTTGCACTTCGCATTGCGGGAAACCGTGCGATCGAAGGCTTCCGTTCGCTCGCAGGCACCACAGACCCCACCACTGCAGCTCCAGGAACAATCCGCGGAGACCTCGGTCGCGATTGGGGACTCGCGGTTCAGCAGAACCTTGTCCACGGCAGCGACTCTCCTGAGTCTGCAGCTCGCGAACTTGCCCTCTGGTTTTCCTAA
- a CDS encoding vitamin K epoxide reductase family protein, giving the protein MTASGVRNRPIALAIFLIVAGLIGLWASFQLMVEKIHTLENPDAVLSCDFSIILQCGKNLGSAQGAIFGFPNPILGLVGFMAPIVVGAAIVGGARFNSWFWVTFNVGIAGAFALCLWLAYQSIFNLFTLCPWCMVVWSVTIPMFWAVTLRNLKVGAIPAPRALRKAATAAYSWVPVITLVGYIIIAIVAQIQLDVLRYLNF; this is encoded by the coding sequence GCCTCATTGGGCTGTGGGCTTCATTCCAACTCATGGTGGAAAAGATTCACACCTTAGAAAACCCTGATGCGGTTCTGAGCTGTGACTTCAGCATCATCCTTCAGTGTGGCAAAAACCTCGGCTCTGCTCAGGGAGCCATATTCGGTTTCCCTAATCCCATCCTCGGACTTGTCGGATTCATGGCTCCCATAGTCGTCGGAGCCGCGATCGTGGGCGGTGCGCGTTTCAACAGCTGGTTCTGGGTGACCTTCAACGTGGGAATTGCCGGCGCTTTCGCGTTGTGTTTGTGGCTCGCTTATCAGAGCATTTTCAATCTATTCACACTGTGCCCATGGTGCATGGTCGTGTGGTCGGTGACAATCCCCATGTTCTGGGCTGTGACTCTGCGAAATCTCAAGGTCGGGGCAATTCCCGCACCTCGCGCGCTGCGCAAAGCCGCGACCGCGGCCTACAGCTGGGTGCCGGTCATCACTCTCGTCGGGTACATCATCATCGCCATCGTCGCGCAGATTCAGCTAGACGTTCTGCGCTACCTCAACTTTTAG
- a CDS encoding DUF4233 domain-containing protein yields MSRAPRARRTRSVTELLLSIVLILDATLIFFVALTAFGLDALPPAAAFIGGFVAIVVFVALARMLHRPAALWVGWALQVGLVALGFILTPMFVVGAGFAAIWTYCFVKGRQIDAAKAHVLNSSTTTATAEETQ; encoded by the coding sequence ATGAGTCGCGCCCCGCGAGCACGAAGGACGCGTTCGGTAACAGAACTGCTCTTGAGCATTGTGCTCATTCTTGATGCCACGCTGATCTTTTTTGTGGCGCTGACGGCGTTTGGGCTTGATGCGCTGCCTCCTGCTGCCGCGTTCATCGGCGGCTTCGTCGCAATTGTTGTGTTCGTCGCCCTCGCGAGAATGCTTCACCGGCCCGCCGCTCTCTGGGTCGGCTGGGCGTTGCAAGTCGGCCTCGTCGCCCTCGGCTTCATCCTGACCCCCATGTTTGTGGTGGGAGCAGGATTCGCGGCAATCTGGACGTACTGCTTTGTCAAGGGCCGCCAGATCGACGCCGCCAAGGCTCACGTTCTTAATTCATCAACCACGACCGCCACCGCTGAGGAGACACAATGA